GGCGATCGCCTCATACTCCGAAAACCTGTCCCATCTAGCTATCAGCTAGGCCAAGCCCTCCCCTCGATTGGTGCTGTTTAGACTGGAAGGAGACGTTTGTGAATTCTATGAGTCAGAATCCTGTGCCTAATTCTGAGAGTGTGGCAGACGCATTGATTGCTGATTTGAGACAAGAGGGGCAACTCATCAATTTAATTCTTCAAGGATGTATTGAGCTGCGTTGGGCAATCGGTCCAGAAGAACAGGACATTGCTAGAGCCATGATTTACAATGCGTTTGAAACCTACGCCTTGGAGCGAGGCATGTCTTTAGCAGCAGCCGAGCAGTTTTGTGAGCAGCATTTAGAAGACCTGATTCAGGATATTTTAGCCGTTTTATGAAAGTGTCGCCGCCAGAATCTAGATCGGGATCGCGCGCAGGCATGAGCTTGGCGATCGCAACGCTTGTGGCCATCGTCGCAACGCTGCTAGTCAATGCCCTCTCGAATTTTTTCCCGATTGCGGGGTTAAACATTGGCGCGGTTGCCAACACCATTCTGGGGGGTGTGCAGATTACCCCGGCTAACTACGCCTTTGCAATTTGGGGTCTAATTTATCTTGGACTCATTGCCTATGGGGTTTATCAGCTCGGCCCTGCTCAGCGCCAAGAGGCTACGCTGCGGCGGGCTAGCTCTCTGCTGATTGTGGCTTGCTTAGCTCAGATTGCTTGGGTTTATCTCTTCACGCTACAACTGTTTTGGCCTTCAGTGGCGGCAATGTTAGTGATTCTGCTGCCATTGATTGGAGCTTATTTGCAGCTACATGATGGCGGACGAGTGTCGCGCGATCGCCAATGGTTGGCCCATATCCCGTTTAGCATTTACTTAGGCTGGATTTCTGTCGCTACCATCGTCAATGTAGCCTCAGCGCTGTATAGTTCTGGCTGGGATCGCTGGGGTTTAAGTGCCACTAGTTGGACAGTCGCGATGTTGGTCGTTGCGACAATCATTGGAGCGCTTGTGGCCATACGACGCGCTGATATTGCCTTTACCTCGGTGTTCATCTGGGCCTTTGTGGCGATCGCAGTGCGTCAATTAGCGAACTCAGCCATAACGGCGACTGCGATTGGTGGAGCGATCGTCATGGCTGTGCTCTTAATATTCATTAACCGTAAATATAACCAACGCCACCTTTAGAGGTAATTTTTCACCCTGTACTTGAAGTTTCGGGCCTTCAGACGAGTGAGTCTATCGGAAGGTAGGGAGCGTATGGGCCGACATGCAGTAGAACAAACATAGGAGTGTTACATTTGCTGGGCGCAAGTACGAGTTTCAAATGTATCAAATTGCGATCGTTGATGATAATGAGGCTTGGTGCTTCATTTTAGAGGCTAGGCTAGGTCAACATGGCTATGCTGTGTCCACCTTTACTGATCCAGATGCTTTTCTGCGAGAAGCAGAGCGATTTGATCTCGCCCTGATTGACTTTTCCATGCCCCCACGACGCTACCAAATCAATACAGATGGCCCGGATGTGATTTGCCGATTGAGGCAGCGTGTAGCTAATCCACCTTTGGTAATTTTGATTTCATCTTTTTTCACGGATGATATCCTCAGTCAAACTTCTGATCTGGGGCTGGAAGCCGATGCTTACCTCAGCAAAAGTGTTGAGTCAGCAGGACTGCTGCGACAGATAGACCGCTTGCTAGCTCCTAAACGATCGCTGGCTAGAGAAAAATCTCAAGGGAGAACTGATAGCCAACAGCGCTCAGAACGCTCTTCCGTGATGGAGATGGGCGACTCCTTGCGGCGCTGCGGTTAGTTAAAGTAGTGTCATTGCTACTTATCGCTACCTGAAAGGCTGTTGAAGCTACAGAAGTCAGATTAGGATGAGTTTAGAGCGATCGCAATTCTGCTAATTTCTTTAGAAAGGCATAAAAGCAGCAAAGCGCCTCCGAACTCTCTAAGGAAACTTGGGTAATGGCCAGAGCAAAGCAGTTGCTGCAATCAGAGTATAGTGTTGCAGTGTTGGCAACCCTATTCGCTCTATTATTGCGATTCTTGCTAACGCCACTGCTACGCGAAAACGCTCCACTTTTGGTTTTCGTCTTGCCCGTCATGTTTAGTGCTTGGTACGGCGGGTTCCGAGCAGGGCTACTTGCAACCGGATTATGCACGTTATTCGGAACTTATTTCTTTATCCCCCCGTATTTCAGCTTACAGGTTACGGATGCAGTTAACCTAACCCGAATTTCAATCTTTGTCTTTGAGGGTCTATTCATTAGTTGGCTCAGTCAATCTTTACGAAGTGCTAGACAAAGGGCTGAAAAGGCTTTTGCGATCCTGAAAGAGAGTGAGGAGCAATACCGTCTTCTGGTAGAGGGAGTCCGGGACTACGCCATCTTTGGGCTGGATGCTAACGGATACATTACCAGTTGGAACAGTGGCGCAGAAGTACTGAAGGGATATAAGGCCGCAGAAGTCTTGGGTCATCATTTTTCGATCTTTTATCCAGAAGCAGCGATCGCTCAAAATAAGCCTGCTTATGGGTTGCAAGTTGCAATTGCAGAAGGACACTATACAGACGAAGGTTGGCGGAGACGCAAGGATGGTTCGTTGTTTTGGGCAAGCGTAGTGATTACTGCCCTCTACGATGAGAACCAGAAGCTATATGGTTTTTCTAAAGTCACTCGCGACATTACAGAACGTAGGCGTAGTGAGCAAGCCTTGCAAGAGAGCTATAACTTGCTGGAGCGGGTGATTGAAGAAACGGCAGATGCGGTGTTTGTCAAGGATCTTCAGGGAAAATATCAACTAGTTAACTCGGCAACAGCACGTGTTTTTGGTAAGCCAAAGACAGAAATTTTAGGAAAATCCGATCTAGAGTTAATTCCTTTGAAGCAGGCGATCGCGCTGCAAAAGATCGATCGCTCTGTGATAGAAACAGGCATCTCGCAAGCCTCGGAAGAACCCCTTTTAGTAGCAGGCGAGGTCCGCATATTTCTCACAAGCAAAGATCCTTGCCGTGATGCTGAAGGAAACATCGTGGGTGTGATTGGGGTAGCGCGGGATCTAACGGAACGCATCCAAGCGGAGATGGCTCAGCGGCAACTACTCAAAGACCTGTCAGATGTGAAATTTGCTCTGGATCAAGCTGCAATTTTAGCCACCACAGATAGTCATGGCGTGATCACAGAGGTCAATGACCAGTTTTGTCAAATCTCGCAATTTAGCCGAGCTGAATTGATTGGCCAAACACATCGCCTGATCAACTCTGGCTACCACTCTCAAGAATTCTTTCGGCAGCTCTGGTCCACGATTACTCAGGGAGAAGTTTGGCAGGGAGAGATTAAGAACCGAGCCAAGGATGGCACCAGCTATTGGGTTGACACCACAATCGTGCCGTTTTTGGATGAATCAGGTAAGCCGCTGCAATATCTCGCGGTTCGGTTTGATATCACAACTCGCAAGCAAGCAGAAGCCAAACTGCAACGTTCAATTCAACGCCTAGAAGCCGTACATCAGATTGACCAAGCAATTCTAAGCCTAGAGGCTCCATCTGCGATCGCCCATTCCGCTCTATCTCACCTGAGCAACGTGCTGCCTTGCAACCAGTCGGCTGTGGTTCTGTTTGACATCGAAGCCGCTGAACTTCAGATCCTAGCTGGAGCAATTGCCAATGATGTGGCAGGAACTGTCCTCCCGATTAGAGATCGCTTTCCAATTGCCATGCTATGGGATCGAGAACCGATTTGGTATGTCCAAGACCTAGCAGATTTGCCGCAACGCTCCGTGGGCTTAGAGCAAATCCTGACCGCTGGATATCATAGCTTTCTGGCGATCGCCCTCACCGTTGAGAACTCTGTTTTAGGAGATTTGATTTTATTGGCTCAGGCAAGGGATGCCTTTAGTGCTGAAGATCAACAAATTGCTCAAGAAGTGGCAAGTCAGCTGGCGATCGCGATTCAGCAAACTCGATTGCGAGACCAACTTCAAGGTTATACCAATCAACTAGAACAACGAGTGGCAGAACGCACTACAGCTCTCGAAGAAGCAATTGATGGCTTAGAGACTTTTAGCTATTCGGTGTCCCACGATTTACGCGCTCCCCTACGGTCTATGCAGGGTTTATCTCAAGCCCTTTTGGAAGACTACGGCGATCGCCTGGATGCCATAGGGCAACGGTACGCTCAGGAAATTTCGGCTTCTGCCCAACAAGCGGACCAGCTAGTCAACGATTTGCTAGATTATGGGCGCTTGTCGCGAGCGGAGATTATTGTTCAACCGCTCAACCTAACTGAATTGGTAACGACAGTAGTTGAGAAAACAGAAGCTGAGTGGCAAGCCCGACCCGCAATG
The Trichocoleus sp. FACHB-46 genome window above contains:
- a CDS encoding tryptophan-rich sensory protein is translated as MKVSPPESRSGSRAGMSLAIATLVAIVATLLVNALSNFFPIAGLNIGAVANTILGGVQITPANYAFAIWGLIYLGLIAYGVYQLGPAQRQEATLRRASSLLIVACLAQIAWVYLFTLQLFWPSVAAMLVILLPLIGAYLQLHDGGRVSRDRQWLAHIPFSIYLGWISVATIVNVASALYSSGWDRWGLSATSWTVAMLVVATIIGALVAIRRADIAFTSVFIWAFVAIAVRQLANSAITATAIGGAIVMAVLLIFINRKYNQRHL
- a CDS encoding response regulator, with amino-acid sequence MYQIAIVDDNEAWCFILEARLGQHGYAVSTFTDPDAFLREAERFDLALIDFSMPPRRYQINTDGPDVICRLRQRVANPPLVILISSFFTDDILSQTSDLGLEADAYLSKSVESAGLLRQIDRLLAPKRSLAREKSQGRTDSQQRSERSSVMEMGDSLRRCG
- a CDS encoding PAS domain S-box protein, whose translation is MARAKQLLQSEYSVAVLATLFALLLRFLLTPLLRENAPLLVFVLPVMFSAWYGGFRAGLLATGLCTLFGTYFFIPPYFSLQVTDAVNLTRISIFVFEGLFISWLSQSLRSARQRAEKAFAILKESEEQYRLLVEGVRDYAIFGLDANGYITSWNSGAEVLKGYKAAEVLGHHFSIFYPEAAIAQNKPAYGLQVAIAEGHYTDEGWRRRKDGSLFWASVVITALYDENQKLYGFSKVTRDITERRRSEQALQESYNLLERVIEETADAVFVKDLQGKYQLVNSATARVFGKPKTEILGKSDLELIPLKQAIALQKIDRSVIETGISQASEEPLLVAGEVRIFLTSKDPCRDAEGNIVGVIGVARDLTERIQAEMAQRQLLKDLSDVKFALDQAAILATTDSHGVITEVNDQFCQISQFSRAELIGQTHRLINSGYHSQEFFRQLWSTITQGEVWQGEIKNRAKDGTSYWVDTTIVPFLDESGKPLQYLAVRFDITTRKQAEAKLQRSIQRLEAVHQIDQAILSLEAPSAIAHSALSHLSNVLPCNQSAVVLFDIEAAELQILAGAIANDVAGTVLPIRDRFPIAMLWDREPIWYVQDLADLPQRSVGLEQILTAGYHSFLAIALTVENSVLGDLILLAQARDAFSAEDQQIAQEVASQLAIAIQQTRLRDQLQGYTNQLEQRVAERTTALEEAIDGLETFSYSVSHDLRAPLRSMQGLSQALLEDYGDRLDAIGQRYAQEISASAQQADQLVNDLLDYGRLSRAEIIVQPLNLTELVTTVVEKTEAEWQARPAMVTVDHPLPEVMGHRLTLIQALLNLLNNAVKFVPPDRQPQIHIWAELRSGWVRLWIEDNGIGIAPQYHERIFQAFERLHTRQAYPGTGVGLAIVRKGAERMRGRVGVESALGQGSRFWLELQAGEESSTAEP